The following proteins are encoded in a genomic region of Clostridia bacterium:
- a CDS encoding DUF378 domain-containing protein: MITLIALIITIIGAINWFVIGICGFNLVGWITFGSQIAARIVYILVGVAGAWLIYFIFRKKGRVDREFPEQNANERIG, translated from the coding sequence ATGATCACTTTAATTGCTTTAATCATCACCATTATCGGCGCGATAAACTGGTTTGTGATCGGGATTTGCGGCTTTAACCTCGTTGGCTGGATCACGTTCGGTAGCCAGATCGCGGCAAGGATCGTCTATATCCTCGTAGGCGTGGCGGGCGCGTGGCTCATCTACTTCATCTTCCGCAAGAAAGGCAGAGTGGACAGAGAATTCCCCGAGCAAAACGCAAACGAAAGGATCGGCTGA